Part of the Paenibacillus guangzhouensis genome is shown below.
GTTCAGCGGTGTTTTGACAGACGATTTTCGAAGTAGTAAGTCTTAAGCTATTACGTTAACGGGACTCGATAGTGGAGCAGTATGCTGCGGCAGCTGCTCCTCTTGTTTTTTAAAATAACGGGCAGTTAATGCAAAGAATATTTACTTAAAATGGATTAATATAGGATAATAATAAGTATGTGAGTTCTTGAGTGATCGTTGTTAAAAATATAAAAAGGGGAACAGTAGCATGGGAATTTCTGTTTATTACACTTGTATGAGAATCCACAACCTTACCAACAGTGAGGAGCAAGAGATAACGGCCATCATTGATAAATACAATGCGGGTTTTGAAATGAAGGATATTGGAGAAACATTTTGTGTTTATGACTATGACCAGGATGAACCAACAGTGATCTTTGCAGGTTCAACAAAGTTGCCCTTTTCAGATGATTTTGAAGATACATTGCATGCGCTGTTTTATTGGTTGGCCTGTTTGACGGATATTAGAAGAAGTATTTCTAATGGGGATTGGCATGTGCATCTAGATGATACGGATGCCATTTGGGATGAGGAAACGGGTTGGCAAATGCCAGAAGATTAGTATTCATATTCCCAACAAAGTAATGTAGGGATCTTATGTAAGTGCATGTCCGAGGCAAATCGAAAATGCACAAATTACTCATTGAATTAAGTAGGGGAGACATTCCGCTCTTTACTGCTTTCTTCAGACTGTCTGTTACTGAATTAACGGGACACGAGAGCTCAAAAATCACCCAAAAGAGGCTACCGGCATAAGACCGGCAGCTTTTGTTACGCTAATAGGCAGGATAGTTCAAAAGTTTCGCGAATACCCTACATATACGGAATCATTTACAAAATTCGTTAATAAGAAGTTATGTGCAATTACTTGCAGGGCATATGGGGAGGGTTATTTCCAAGTAGATGATTTCACTTATTCTATCGATATTGATGTATCAATCTCCCATCGTTGTTTTTACTCAAGAAGAAATCGAGAAATATGAAGAGTTATCAAAATCAATTAATGAAGGTCGATTAATTGACTATACTTTACAATACCCCAAGTACCGTTTTCTACAGTATTTATCATGGAAAGGAAACTACGTGTTTCACGGTTCTAATTATCGCAATATTGAAAGAATTGAACCACGCGAACAAACATTGTACAACAATGAACTAACGACAGCTGTGTTTGCAACGACAGAACCCATATGGTCTATTTTCTATGCAGTATTTAATCGAAGTGCATTAATCGGGAGTTTTCGAAATGGATGTCTAATAGGACGAAACAAAAAGTACCATTATTATTCAATAAATGAATCTACAATAAAGAACAATCCTTGGATGGATGGCATGCTGTACATACTACCTAAAGAAAAGTTTCATATGTCTGGACAAGGAAAAGTGCAATTTGATGAGTGGACTTGCAATGAATATGTAACGCCAGTAGGCAAGATAAGCGTATCTTTATCAGATTTTTATTTCTTGAATAAAGTAGCTGTTCACAAAGATAATGAGCCATTGTTTAGTACCTGGATATTCTATAAAGTACGAACTTTATTGGCGAATTCGAAGAGGACAAGTAACAGCACATAACACACTACGCTGCGTGCCGTTTGGCCCTTAGTTCGAAAGAAGAAGTAGGTAGAGAAGTGGAATCAGCCTTGCGTAGCTAGGTCCGTCGGATCCGGCGCGTAATGTCGATTAAGCTAACGGGACACTATAGCTTTGTTTGAAATAAAGGGCAGGACACATCCAATATATGTTGAAATTAAGCGTCTGTAAGGTGTAAGACGAAATGAGAGGTAGGTGATGGAAGTGTTGCTTTTGGACGGTATATCCGGATTCCCTGTCAATGATAGAACAAAGGTTGATTCGTTACAATTCAAAAGGCTCTGTTACACGTTGGCAAACTATTCTAATGGGAAGCTTTTATCCTTTGAAGAACCACATGTATCACAGAACTTTTATAAAGCAGAGCTTGGCTGGAAAAACAAGAGCACAAGCACTTTCATCTTGTTAAACAGTTCCTATCCCTTCGTTGCATTTGCTTCTTCAGTTCAATACTTCGATATTGAATATGCTGATGACTCACTTTCTAATGATGTGGATGCCTTTAGCACTGGATTTAGGGTACTGCCTGTAGTCGTGCTTAATCAACGATTAATACTCGATGAAAGAACTCATACCTTGCTAAACGAAAACAGCCTAAATAAGGCGGAACTAAACCAAATCTTTCATTGGAAACCTAAAACAGTTGGGGAAGTTATCTTTAATTTTTGGGATTAAAGATTAATTAAGGCATTGAGCTAACGGGACACGATAGTTTAATAGCAACAAGAAGGCAACCGATTATCGATCGGTTGCTTTTTCATTATACAACGGGCAGAGTAGTTACAAAGTCACACTTTGTGTGTAGAAGTAAGCATGGAAGGTTTATGGATTCGATGGTGGATATAAATGTTATTGATAAAAAAATACAGTCTATTCCAAATGGAATTTGTTAAACTGAATGAAGCGATAACAAATACTCCGAAAAACGTCTTCGGTCTTGAAAGGAGGCTAGTATGGAGACAGCCGGAATAGTCCAGCGGGCGATCGACTATATAGAGGAACATCTGTATGAGCCCCTTTCGTTGGAAAGCATAGCAGGGTCAGCCATGATGTCGGTTCCCAATCTGTACCGCTTGTTCTATGCGATGACGGGGCATCCCATCAAAGAGTACGTACGCAAACGCCGAATCAGCGAAGCAGCCAATCTTTTGCGTTATACCGATCATACAACGATCGACATTGGGATGGGTTGCGGATTTCAAACGTACCAAACATTCATCAATACATTTAAGCGAAGCACTGGTTTGACTCCGGGGCAGTATCGACAAGCAGAATTCATTTTCAGTTTTGAGCAGATCAACCTGCATGAACGAGTGACATATCTTGAGGAAAGAGATGTGTTCGATCGTTTCCCGGAAGTAAAGGTAATCCGGCTGGCTCCTCAGAGAGGAATAGGTTTTCTTTATGCCGCTGAGAGGGAGGAGGGAATCGAAGAGGAAGCCCTAATCCGATTCCATGCCCTCTTGGAAAAGCGAGGACTCAACATGAACCAATTGAGGCTATTCGGGTGGAATGTTGATATGAAAGGAAGCCGACAGCCATACAGCTACCAACTTGTGGCTGTTGGTGAGATCGTCGCACCTTGCATAGAAGACCCGAGCTTACAACCTATTGAGCTGCCTGGTGGACTTTATGCGGTAACGCGTACTCCGGCAGGGTCCCGTTGCACAATCATTGACACTTGGAATCGATTGGTCTCCGACTGGCTTCCACGAAGTACGTTCGAACTGGGAGTACATAATTTTTTAGAAGAATATCAACAATTCAACAAACGGATTGCTCGCTTGAAACTCTACCTCCCAGTCGAGCGCCGTCAAGAGACACAGTCCATTGAAGTTCTGGAACGTTCGGCGGTGAGGGTCCTCTCCTTTCGAGAAGAAGGCGAGGATTGCGTGATATGGGCAGATAAGGCTTCCGTCGAATGGTTATGAAGGAATGGGTTTATTGGGGATACTCGCATTCATGTATTTATGAGTTGCAGCTTTCCAGCGGATGAAAAAATCGCGTATGAAGTTCACATTGCACCGCCGGAGGAATATGTACCGTCACAGGAGGATTTAATTCGGATGAATTGGTTAGAAGGCGGATTGTACGCCTGTATCACCACGAAAGCTTATGGCTCAATGTCAGGTGTGCTTGAACGGATCTATCGCTGGCTTAGTATATCTCCGGATTATGAACCAGATGTCAGACGCTCGTGGTATTCGTACTACGTTCCTAATTTTGAGGATGTTCCGGGTGAGGGAAAGGATTTTGAACGGTCAGTTTCTGTAGAG
Proteins encoded:
- a CDS encoding helix-turn-helix domain-containing protein, translating into METAGIVQRAIDYIEEHLYEPLSLESIAGSAMMSVPNLYRLFYAMTGHPIKEYVRKRRISEAANLLRYTDHTTIDIGMGCGFQTYQTFINTFKRSTGLTPGQYRQAEFIFSFEQINLHERVTYLEERDVFDRFPEVKVIRLAPQRGIGFLYAAEREEGIEEEALIRFHALLEKRGLNMNQLRLFGWNVDMKGSRQPYSYQLVAVGEIVAPCIEDPSLQPIELPGGLYAVTRTPAGSRCTIIDTWNRLVSDWLPRSTFELGVHNFLEEYQQFNKRIARLKLYLPVERRQETQSIEVLERSAVRVLSFREEGEDCVIWADKASVEWL